In one window of Chelmon rostratus isolate fCheRos1 chromosome 19, fCheRos1.pri, whole genome shotgun sequence DNA:
- the LOC121623187 gene encoding proteinase-activated receptor 1-like: protein MFSVCPKAVLLLAVCARASSAAANNGSLQVRTFAVFDRSVTDEPIDLRGVYADDDVKFNRSAHVWVRNVTNIRPRISEEALLFLTGPVSTVLIPSFYTLVCLISVPINICAVLAFARRIRPKKPAAIYMLNLACADLLFALLLPFKISYHFGGNDWIFGALMCRVVTAAFYWNMYCSVLLIACISVDRLLAVVYPIDSLAWRRPRNATIACAAMWILSFAGSVPLVLSEQTYHLKELDVTTCHDVQSSHELIWRYRIYFITLCCALFFLPLLVTVVSYVRVIWSLSRVPRGVPGRSRRRTRAVVMALTVLVMFVLCFTPTNCLLLAHYLQFNEGVERSQEAPDGSYAVYLVFMCLGSLNCLLDPLVYYFGSSQCQKQLSGALRCEKAGERRSGSRSSSSRTILKSAHTESSKVDTSVAELDPFQKSLNSQYKKLLV, encoded by the exons ATGTTCTCAGTTTGTCCCaaagctgtgctgctgctcgcggtgtgcgcgcgcgcgtcCTCGGCCGCAGCCAACAACG GCAGCCTTCAGGTGAGGACCTTTGCCGTGTTTGACCGTTCGGTCACGGATGAGCCGATAGACCTGCGAGGAGTTTATGCAGACGACGATGTCAAGTTCAACCGCTCCGCGCATGTGTGGGTTCGTAACGTGACCAACATCAGGCCGCGGATCTCAGAAGAGGCGCTGCTGTTCCTAACGGGCCCCGTGTCCACCGTCCTCATTCCGTCCTTCTACACGCTGGTCTGCCTGATCAGCGTGCCGATCAACATCTGTGCCGTGCTGGCCTTCGCTCGGAGGATCCGGCCCAAGAAGCCGGCGGCGATCTACATGCTGAACCTGGCCTGCGCCGACCTGCTCTTCGCCCTGCTGCTCCCCTTCAAGATCTCCTACCACTTCGGCGGCAACGACTGGATTTTCGGCGCGCTCATGTGCCGCGTGGTCACCGCGGCCTTTTACTGGAACATGTATTGCTCGGTTCTACTCATAGCGTGCATCAGCGTGGACCGGCTTCTCGCCGTGGTCTACCCCATCGACTCCCTGGCTTGGAGACGGCCACGGAACGCAACCATAGCCTGCGCGGCCATGTGGATTCTGTCCTTCGCCGGCTCGGTGCCGCTCGTCCTCTCCGAGCAGACCTACCACCTTAAAGAGTTGGACGTCACCACCTGCCACGACGTCCAGTCCTCACATGAGCTGATCTGGCGCTACAGGATCTACTTCATCACCCTCTGCTGCGCCCTCTTCTTCCTGCCTCTGCTCGTCACTGTGGTGTCCTACGTCCGGGTGATCTGGTCTCTGAGCAGGGTCCCCCGTGGGGTCCCGGGACGCTCGCGCAGAAGAACAAGAGCAGTGGTGATGGCTTTAACCGTGCTGGtgatgtttgtgctgtgtttcacCCCCACAAACTGCCTGCTTCTAGCCCACTACCTGCAGTTCAACgagggagtggagaggagcCAGGAGGCCCCTGACGGCTCCTACGCCGTATATCTGGTGTTCATGTGTTTGGGGAGCCTGAACTGCCTCCTGGATCCTCTGGTCTACTACTTCGGATCATCCCAGTGTCAGAAGCAGCTATCCGGTGCGCTGAGGTGTGAGAAGGCCGGAGAGCGCCGGAGCGGCAGCCGCTCGTCCAGCAGCAGGACGATCCTAAAATCCGCTCATACAGAAAGCTCCAAGGTGGACACGTCGGTCGCCGAGCTGGACCCTTTCCAGAAAAGCCTCAACAGCCAATACAAGAAGCTGCTGGTCTGA